DNA from Coffea arabica cultivar ET-39 chromosome 10c, Coffea Arabica ET-39 HiFi, whole genome shotgun sequence:
AGCAAGGCATGACATTTACCAAAAACAACATTTTCAAGACTGGTGCCTGattgttaaaagaaattattCCCCtaaattttcttccaaacagagCCTAAACTGAAGGGTCCATATAGTTACCAAGGCAAAAGGTCAAGTTGTTGAATCGAACATGGAAGGGGGTTTTGTTGTTCAGCCTATGAAAACTGAGACTGATTAACTGATGATAACAAAGGAAGAGAAACATGTTACCTCAAAATTTACTAGGAAACTCTGAAACTGTTTTAATGTCTCCTTCATCTCACTGACTCGCCTAGCATCTGAAGAAGCAAGAGCGGCACAAACCTCCTCTGGAGAATAGCCAATCCCTTTTTGAACGACCTGCAGCTTCAATCAATTCAAAACGCAACCCTCACAAACTCGGATAGCAAAGAGACTAAGTTACTCACATTATGATCAATAAGGATCTCTGAAATGAGGCTGCCATCATCAATGTAGACTAGAAGCTCATATGTGGTCCTCCTTTTATATTGGAATCCCTTAACACCCGTAAGAAAGCACTACAAAGGTGCAATCACATAACAGCATTCATCACTTATGATGAACTTACCTCGAAAATGAGAGAGATTGATGGAATTTGAAATAAAAGAGCAGGCATTTACAAATGAAGAAGGATCTATTTCTCTCAGAAACTTGACAAGCAAAACTTCCAAAATATCaggagagggagggagggagggagagagagagagagtcaaaGTGCATTTGAAATAGAAagaatgcataaatgtatattttaaaaCTCAGTTGATTGCAGAGAGCAGTAATTGGAAAGAAAAGGCAATTCCAAATTGTCGGCTAAATTTATATACCTATAAAATGTAAACACAAGTAGTACAACTTCTAGAAACGTGTTCACAGTCAAATGCCAATTTAAGAAAGAAAACTGCGTTAAGGAAAATATGCAATTAATGTAATGACCTGGTGCAACAACATCAAAAATTAAGACAGAATACAGTTAACAAAGTACATGCATACCTTAATTTTCCCTTCAACTTTGGCAACATCACCTTGCTTTGCAGCCCACATAGCCAACAAACTTGCCAAGTATGTGAATGGGGATTCATTATCTCCTGTTAATAAAAAGGGGTGTTCCAACTCATCAAGCATATGAGCTTCTTGAACATCCGTGGTTGCACTAGAATATAAGTTAGGTCCAGCCTCTTCCATAAAACTGGAAACAGCATTCTGTTCTCTATTTATCCTATCAACATCTTGTTCCGACTCAGTTGCCATATGAACTTCATTGGTTTCAGTAGCAGATGGTGAAATAGCTTGAGCATCGGTCCTATGGCGATCTTCAGTCCCATCACTAGCAGGAATACCAGATGCAATTCCTGTGGCAAGTAAAAAACCTTACTCTGAACTGCACTGGAAAATAAACCGAGTCTTATGATCTAGACTTTTGAATATCAGCTTTCACAGTGGAAAGGTTCCAGCTTACACATGATAACATGCTAGATATTTATGCAATACATGGTCAATCCAGCAAATGAGTTATGCAATTAAACAATATCATCCCATACCTCTTAtattggaaaaagaaagaaatatgaACAATGAAACTATAAGAGGATGCCGATGATAATAAGGTATCTTTGTCAAAATCCTTGCTATTGCTTTAACTAttttaaaagataaaaaagCCAAGAAGTGCTTatgttaattttctttttgaccTTTATATCTTCGAACTAGGTGATGCATAACAGCATTTATTCAAGAGTATTAAGGAGCACAAAGGACACTTCAATGTCTTTCAACATTATTATCATTAAGTAATTTTCTAGGAGTCTGATGCATGGCAAGATACGTTCTGTTTAGCCTTAAAGAGATACCTCCCCATGAACCAAGCTTTTCCAATGGGGATATGCTTGCTCTGGCTCGTTTCATTTTCCAGGTTATGAATTTGAAATGGTTTGAGCCCAATGATCTGAGCTTCGTCTAATTAGAATACTACAGTCTCTTGGTTGGAGATATATTAGAAGCAAAAAGATTAAGTTTTTGAGATAGCATATTAACCTAAGAGATCAGTTGTCGAGAGCATATCCCAGTCTCACTATTCAAATTTTCATTACATACTCTCTGGTTGTGAATAATTTGATTTGTTCTCACACCTTTTCTTCCACATTTTAGGCTagttaattataaatatataccaTTCAAAAGGAGGTAAACCATGAAAGTGTTCTTTCAGTTCACAGACTCCAGGATGCTCATTCAAATTAGTAGACACCGTGAATTGCTTATGATGCTTAGACATGGACACAGTTGACCAATTTGGCCATCTATGTTTTCTAAGAGCTCGTGAATCTCGAGATTTTTATAGGTTACCTGACTGTGAAGAGATCAGGAGGGAAGTAATTACCTGGCTCCTCAACCTGAAGAGGCATAGTCGTTCTGGAGTTGCAAATGTGCTCTTGTACATTGACAGTTTCTGCAGGCCATGCAGCACGAGTAGCTCTTGTAGCTAATGGAGGAACTACCCCTGTCCTGGTTCTGATATTCGGTTAAGAAGGTCAATggttgaaaattgaaacaaCACTTCCAAAATGTTTTAAAGGCGTCCAACTAAACTAATGACATTTGAAAAACCACATCATAAGAGGATCACAGGTTCAGAAGCAGCAAGAGCAAAAAAGAATTTCCAAAGTAGAATTTCCATCAACCAACAAACCATCCAGCCAGTCAATTTTCCTGGTTTAAGCTGATTACCATCACCTTACAGTATCCTGATCCATGCAAGTTAGTCTTTTTACATAGAAAATTTCAATCATAACATGAAGGTAATGGAAGAAAGCAACACCCAGTCTGCAGGATGTAATTATTAATCAACAAAATTAATGTTTCCCTTCAAAGGAAGAATAATTTCCACAGTGACCAACACAATAGACAAAGAGATACAGGAAAACGAGTACTAACACAATGAAAATGATTCACAAACGATCAATAAAAAGCTCCAAAGTGATGGCAAATGCATTATGagaatcaaaattcaaaattgcaACAGAcgcatacacacacacacatgcataTGTGTATCTGATGACTCTTTTTAGTACCTTTTTCCCCTTGGTGGCTTATTTACTTCCTGTACAAGTCTCTGTCGAGCTGCATCTAACTCCTCAACTTTGCCACCTAAAACTTCAATAACTTCAGGGACCAACATCAATATGCCACGTCTTACATTGACATTGCAAATAGCAACCTGCAACAGTGATCTATATCATGATTTAAATTGGGTAAACACAACCCAAAACAGCATACagtaaaaaaaatatcaaacaaaatgaagaccaCAATTTTTAGTGCATTGTAACAAGCAGCAAATAGAATAGGATTCAATTATCATAGCCAACAGAAAGATGTATCCATTATATTTTGTTATGATCTCAAGCTTGTTATCCAGAACCTATTCGAGGCATTTTTCCATGTATATACATGTAACTTTTTCCTGTTCAATGAGACCACATTATTACTGCATTGAGAAACACACCTGCAAATTGAACAACAGTACTTTCCTACTGTATCCAAGCAGTTAATTAGCCCTTTCCTACAGATTGAACACCATACTTCTCAATTTCTTTTCGTCAACATGGAAGTAGGAACGCCACTACAAATAATTTCATAAGTGCATGAATTTCAAACAAACCTTCATTCCTGCAGGGGAAAGAACTTCAAGAGCTTTAATAGGCCTGTATTCCATGCCAGAAATGCGCTGAACACCATCCGTCATTGATAACTTGAGGCATCTCTTTACTCCTGCAGCCATCTCCTTGTACCTATCCTTAAGCGGACAGCTGATATTCACTATCTCATCTACCTACACAAACATATTAAACAACAAATGTCACATCAATCGAAACTCATCCTGTCCACTCTTTCCCTACAAACTCATGCTTGACATTATGCCCctattcaaaaaagaaaaagatcccATTTTTACAAGATATGGGGTCAAATCTTTAAATAGTTCAATAAAGCTGAAACCAAATGACAGTCGACAATATGCAGATTCAATCTTTGAGTTTAAACAAAACACTCTTCTTCAACACCCCAAGGACTTAATATCTATGATTGTGCTCTGCATTTAGCTCTAACACTATAAATTCACcatctttatcttttttttttttttgggagggttCAATATTGTTACCTGTAAGCAAAAATGGTCTTTTCCTTTAAGATCACCCAAAGGCAAGCTATAGACAATCCTAGGAAAGAATTCTATCAACCGAGTGATGCCCTATTCTACAATTGTTTGCAGCATTTAGCTCTAATGCTATAAATTCAAAaacattttccttttttggatttgtttcaaaatttcacctGTAAGAGAAAGGGTCCTTTAAGATCAACCAAATGCAAGCTAGCCACATTGCTCGGAAGCACGCCGGCCCCACAAAAATTCATATCCACATTCAAGAACTGCTGAAAACAAATCTTCGCCTTCACCAAATCATCGGAGTTACCCGAAAACCCAGGAACCTCCCTTTCTAGGGCTCCAATACACCCATAAAACCATTCCCTCTTTAAATCTAGCCCCTTTCTTCGCAAAATCCCGTCAATTCCGTCGCAATTAGGATTACTACTCACAAAATTAGTATTCCCGATTACAGTGCTAGGGTTAATAGAGTCAGGATCAGGAACATCGTTCATGATGGCGTCATCCACGTCGTCATCGGAAATGTGGAAAGGGATGGGTTCGGTGATGCGGGTCGGGTTGTGGGAGTTTGAATTCGTGTTTGAAGTGGAATTGGAGGAGCTGAGGGTTACGGTTTGGAGCCGGGTTCCAACGTCGTCGTTTATGATTTGGTCTTCTTCTTCTGACGCTTCTTCGGGTAGAATGTGGGGGATTTGGTGggagggtggtggtggtggaagcGGAGGTTGGATAGAAACGACGTCGTCGTCTTCGTCGGAGGAAGAAGAGGAGACTACCCGGAGGCGTCTTCgcggcattttttttttccggatttgttttgagcattttttttccctcccttGAGAGTTTGAACGGTAGGGAATGAAACGGCGCCGTTTAGACTGAGGTGCTCCTATTGCCTATTGGGCCAAGTCCAGGTATCAGGTTTGGGGCTTCTTTTGTTTCCCCAAATTTGGGCTTTAGTAAATGTTATAGATGTAACAGAATTCCAGATTGGCCCATTGGTTTTGTGTTGTaacttttttttacttttttttttttggtctttatCCCTCATAATCTCCTTTACTAATTGATCATTCCTCTCAACTTTAGGTGGTGCAAAAGGCATAAATAAGTTTTTGACCCAATAAATAACACATAATTTAGTTATCAAAAGAATGCTTAGGTAGAGATAAATTACTAGCTCTCTGTAAATCATGTCAATGGGTAGGATTTGGGTTGGATCCTTTTGATTCAGATTCAGacccatttaatttaattatattCAGACCCAGATCTAGACCCTTTTGGGTCTGAAAAAGTAAGTCCATATCCAAACTCTTATAGATCTGGATATTCAATGGGCTTCCATAGGTATTTTCTGAAAATACTAAAGTAAAAatgtattaaaaatatatagaatccataaataatagaaataccatccaatttttgttttcaaataataaaattaacattcaacaaattgaatgcaatattttgaactcaaagaaaGAATTATTATTGACTACTTCTATATTATTTTAAAGATTCAACTGCATCCACATCAATATTTTCATTTGGTTGCCTTTACCTTTTCtcgttttcttgaaaaagtttgtacCAATTACAATGACAATTAggattagtttttaaaaaagaaaataaccataacatatataaaatatttagtCTTATTAAAAAAGTAATTTTGTACCTCTTGTTCTTATTCAAACCTCAATGTTGGCAAATATCTCACAATCCAACACTAAAATAGTGAATGAGATAAAAACCATTTGATTAAAGACCGATggcaaataaataatagaataagaaaatttataaacacttactcattttttctttgattcaatCCAATCATCAGTAGTCACTAATGTTTCAACCACATCTAAAAGCAATTTGGCACGAGTCTCATCAATCACTCAGCCATCAACACTAAATGTAGATTCTAATGCCATAAAATCTTACTGTATTTGATCCAACAGctataaaatattatattattttataaattttctaatatatatattatttaattaaatatatatgAGTCTGGGTAAGGTCAGGTATGGATCTACATTTGGATATGGATTCTAGAAAACCAAATCCTATTCAAACCCACGATTCTCTTATAGGGTCTGGGTCTGGGTAGGgtctaaatttcaaaaattaaatccaaatcCTATCCAAATATATTGGATCTAGATTGGATTTGCGTAAAACCCGACTCATTGACATGTCTAGTCATGGTTAAGTTACATTACTCAACATAGCATTTTACTTTTTGTTAGGATAATATGGTTGGTCATGTAATTTAATCTTGACAATGAATATTTAGATAGTCTTAATAGGTAATAAAATAACGTAGGGTTTCCTATGGGCACCCGTTAATACCTCTAAATAACACCTGAAGTATTATATAATGCTCATATTAATAGTTATTatctttttttatatttatatattttctttaattaaatttatttttctaaaaatttaacACCTGAATTACATCTAACGTGTGACTGAGTGCTCGACAGACTGAATAAAGTATTATGCTTCGTAAAAAAAGAGGCTAATTTCTTAGaatatatgtaaaaaaaaaaaaagcatcgcACAAATGTATCTCTgacactctttatttctcaatCTATACCTGTCATGCTAACTCAGCACGGCAGCAGGATCAATTGTCAGCGACCGCAGAACCTATGCAACAATTTCAGTACACTAAGCGgcccacaaattttttttttaaatcacccTGTCCCCAGCCATGTCCAGTCAGCACGGgcggtcaaaaaaaaaaaaaggctttgtCAGCCTTTGTCATGTGGCTGCCAAAGGCTGACAAAGCCCATGTGATGGAAAGAAATTTAGGCTAATTAGACTACCAAAGTGATTTACAAATCTACAAACAAAAGTGTATTAATACTAGTTTCATAAGTAGGCTTAAATTAAATCGGATcctaaatttaataaatttacttAAACCCCTAATTATACCTTAAAAGTCAGAATTAATTTACCAAAATACACATTAACATCATAAAGAAAGGTTAGGACTCCAAAAATGAGAAATTATATCCATTTTTTACAAATATTGAGACCCTGGCATAATCATGCAAAAGTTAGGGGacaaattataaatataatttatGGACTTAGATGAAAATCAGTAAGCATAAGaacataataaaatttttacagATTTAAAGAATGCCTAAAACacataaaatatttaaaactacacattaaaagaaaaacaaaggaaagataaaaacaaaaaagagctCCATATTCTTTACCCAACCGAGTTCCATAACAAATTTGGACATTTGGCTGAGGCGTCTGATcgaaacagaaattacttgcgtGATTCTAATACAATTAATGTAAACCCAAATGAAATATATGAGTAAGTCCAATTCAAAactaaagcaattaaatttAAAACCTA
Protein-coding regions in this window:
- the LOC113714764 gene encoding recQ-mediated genome instability protein 1, giving the protein MPRRRLRVVSSSSSDEDDDVVSIQPPLPPPPPSHQIPHILPEEASEEEDQIINDDVGTRLQTVTLSSSNSTSNTNSNSHNPTRITEPIPFHISDDDVDDAIMNDVPDPDSINPSTVIGNTNFVSSNPNCDGIDGILRRKGLDLKREWFYGCIGALEREVPGFSGNSDDLVKAKICFQQFLNVDMNFCGAGVLPSNVASLHLVDLKGPFLLQVDEIVNISCPLKDRYKEMAAGVKRCLKLSMTDGVQRISGMEYRPIKALEVLSPAGMKVAICNVNVRRGILMLVPEVIEVLGGKVEELDAARQRLVQEVNKPPRGKRTRTGVVPPLATRATRAAWPAETVNVQEHICNSRTTMPLQVEEPGIASGIPASDGTEDRHRTDAQAISPSATETNEVHMATESEQDVDRINREQNAVSSFMEEAGPNLYSSATTDVQEAHMLDELEHPFLLTGDNESPFTYLASLLAMWAAKQGDVAKVEGKIKCFLTGVKGFQYKRRTTYELLVYIDDGSLISEILIDHNVVQKGIGYSPEEVCAALASSDARRVSEMKETLKQFQSFLVNFEGTMLVEITAASSIPVATEMNQGCPASDAWLLLERLGRCGSAQHQHQHQQNSHLNAIVLSP